DNA from Coriobacteriaceae bacterium:
CCCCTGCATCAAGATCGGCTACGAGCTTCTCGGCATCCAAAACGGCGACGTACCATCGGAGTTTCTCTTCGCTGGCGTGCGCTTTATGCTTGCCGGCGCTATCGCACTTGCCGCTGCAGTCATAACAAGACGTCGCTTGCCTCGCGTCTCACGCACGGGATGGCCACTCGTTATCAGACTCTCGCTTGCCCAAACTATCGTGCAGTACGCCTTCTTTTATATCGGCGTTTCAAACGCTTCGGGTGTGCGCGGCTCAATCGTCAACGCTATGAACACGTTTCTCTGCGTGTTGATGGCAGCGCTCGTGTTCCGGCAAGAACGGCTTACTGCGCGCAAAGTCCTCGGCTGCGCTATAGGTTTTGCCGGAGTCGTTATCGTCAACCTCACCGGTGGCGATAGCGGCGGCGCCGTCACGCTCACAGGCGAGGGCTTCATCCTTATTGCCGCTGTCTCCTACGCTGTCTCGTCTGCCCTCATCCACACCTACTCCCAGCGCGAGGACCCCGTGGCGCTCAGCGGCTACCAGTTTATCAGCCCTAGTCATCGCTCAAAGCCCCTTCGGCAGCACACGGTGCTACCGAGTCACCGCAGGCCGGGGCGGGAGGCGGTCCTTTCTCTCGGAAAACTTCGCGAAGCCCAGTTTCCGAGAGAAAGTGTCCGGCTGACGCCCCGGCCGACCAGGTCACACTACACCGTGTGCTGCGGCAGGTCCTGCAGGGCGATGACGTCCATGCCCATGTCGTTGGCGCTGCCGTGACCCTGCTGGTCCTCGCGCACCGCCTCGATGGCACTCACGTACGTGTTGGCGGCAGACATCGCGGTCACGCAGGTCACACCGCGTCGCACTGCCTCGGTGCGCAGCAGATAGCCGTCGCCGCGCGAGCCCGGACCGTACGGCGTGTTGATGATCACCGCGATCTTGCCATCGGCGATGAGGTCGCCGATGTTGGGGCGCTCGCCGTCGTGCGGGCCGCTAATCTTCTCCACGATCTCGCACGTCACGTTGCCTCCACGCAGCACGCGCGCCGTACCCTCGGTGGAGCAGATGTCAAAGCCCAGGTAACGCAGGATACGCGCGACCGAAAGGATGTGACGCTTGTCGCGGTCGCACACGCTGATGAACACCTTGCCGCAGCTTGGATCGGGCAACTTGTAGTCAATCGCCAGCTGCGTCTTGGCGTATGCCTCGGGGTAGCTCTTGGCGATACCCATGACCTCGCCCGTCGACTTCATCTCGGGCCCCAGGATAACGTCGGCTCCCGGGAAACGGCCCCAGGGCATAACGGCTTCCTTCATGCAGAACCAGTCCAGCTGACGCTCGTCACTCGGCAGGCCCAGGCTCGCGATGGAATCGCCGGCCATGATGCGCGCCGCGCACTTGGCCAGCGGCACGCCGGTGGCCTTGGAGATGAACGGCACGGTACGGCTGGCACGCGGGTTGGCTTCGATCACGTAGACGGTCTCGCCCTTAATGGCATACTGCACGTTAACCAGGCCGCGAACCCCCAGCGCCATCGCGATGCGGCGCGTGGTCTCGCGGAGCTTGGCCTGCAGGCTCTCGCTAAAGCTGAACGGCGGAATGCAGGTCGCGGAGTCGCCGGAGTGAATACCGGCCTCCTCGATGTGCTCCAGAATACCGCCGATGTAGACCTCCTCGCCGTCGCACAGGGCGTCGACGTCGGACTCGATCGCACCCTCCAGGAAGCGGTCCAGATACACCGGGTAGTCGGGGCTGATGCGCGCAGCCTCTGCCATGTAATCGCGCAGATGCTCGGCATCGTAGGCGATCATCATGCCGCGGCCGCCCAGCACGTAGCTCGGACGCACCAGCAGCGGGTAGCCAATGTGCGCGGCAACGGCCTCGGCCTCCTCAAACGAGGTGGCCTGGCCCGCCGGCGGATACATAATGCCCAGCTTGTCGAGCAGGGCGGCAAAGCGCTCGCGGTCCTCGGCAAAGTCGATGGCATCGGGCTTGGTGCCCATGATGTTCACGCCGCTCTCCTCGAGCATGCGCGCCAGCTTAAGCGGGGTCTGGCCGCCGAGCGTCACCACGACGCCGTCGGGGCGCTCAACATCGATGACATCCATGACGTCCTCGTAGGTGAGCGGCTCAAAGTACAGGCGGTCGGACGTGTCGTAGTCGGTCGAGACGGTCTCGGGGTTGCAGTTGACCATGATGGTCTCAAAGCCGCGGGCCGCCAGCGCGTAGCTCGCGTGCACGCAGCAGTAATCGAACTCGATACCCTGGCCAATGCGGTTGGGGCCGGCGCCCAGAATCATCGCCTTGGGCTTGCTCGCCGGCGTGGTCTCGTCGGGAGCTACGCACTTCTTGGCATCCGGGCTCGTGCGGTAGATGTTCTCGTACGTCTTGTAATGGTACTCCGTGGCGCTCGAGAACTCCGCAGCGCAGGTATCGACCGTCTTCATGCTGGGAACCACGCCCAGACCCTTGCGATAGGCGCGCACAAAGCGCTCGTCCGAGCCGGTCAGCGCGGCGATCTCGGCGTCGCTCGTGCCGTACTGCTTGAGCAGGCGCATCGCGTCGGCGTCGATATCCTCCACACGCAGGCCACGGATGCTCTCCTGGACCTGCACCATATCGTTGATACGGTTGAGGTACCACGGATCGATACCGCAGATGGCATGGATGCGAGCGATGTCCCAGCCACGGCGCAGGGCCTCGACCACAAAGAAGATGCGATGCTCGGTCGGGGTTGCCACGGCCTGAGCAAGCTCGTCGTCGCTCAGCTTATCGGCACCCTCTTTGCCACCGGCGCAAATGCCCTGGTGGCCATCCTCCAGCGAGCGCATAGCCTTGCCAAAGGCCTCCTCAAAGGTGCGGCCGATCGCCATGATCTCGCCCACGGCCTTCATGCGCGTGGTGAGCGTGGGGTCGGCACCCTTGAACTTCTCGAAGGCAAAGCGCGGCACCTTGACCACACAGTAGTCGATCGTGGGCTCAAAGCAGGCGGGCGTAGCCTTGGTAATGTCGTTGACGATCTCGTCGAGCGTGTAGCCCACGGCCAGGCGCGCGGCGGCCTTGGCGATGGGGAAGCCCGTGGCCTTGGAGGCCAGTGCGGACGAGCGGCTCACGCGCGGGTTCATCTCGATGACGATCAGGCGGCCGGTGTTGGGGTTCACGGCAAACTGCACGTTGGAGCCACCGGTCTCGACGCCGATCTTCTCCAGAATGGCGAGCGAGGCCACGCGCATGCGCTGATACTCAAGGTCGGAGAGCGTCTGCGCCGGCGCGACGGTGATGGAGTCGCCGGTATGCACGCCCATGGGGTCGAGGTTCTCGATGGAGCACACGATGATGCCGTTGCCGGCGTGGTCACGCATGACCTCCATCTCGTACTCTTTCCAACCCTCGATGGACTCCTCGACCAGCACCTCATGGGCAGGCGAGAGCTCGAGGCCCTGGCTCACGATGGAGGCGAGCTCCTCGTGGGTGTGCGCGATGCCGCCGCCGGCGCCACCGAGGGTAAAGCTCGGACGCAGCACGCAGGGATAGCCCACGCGCTCGGCGATGGCCTCGGCGTCAGCCACGCTGTAGGCATAGCCCGAGCGCGCGACCTCCAGGCCGATCTCGGCCATAGCCTCGTTAAAGAGCTTGCGGTCCTCGCCGCGCTCGATGGCGGCCAGGTCGCAGCCGATCATCTCGACGCCGTACTTGTCGAGCGTACCGTCTTTCGCCAGCTCGACGGCGGCGTTCAGACCGGTCTGGCCGCCCAGTGTGGGCAGCAGCGCGTCCGGGCGTTCTTTCTTGATCACGCGCTCGATAAACTCGGCGGTGATGGGCTCGACATAGGTGCGGTCGGCAAGACCCGGGTCGGTCATGATGGTCGCCGGGTTGGAGTTGACCAGGATGACCTCAAAGCCATCCTCCTTGAGCACCTTGCAGGCCTGGGCGCCAGAGTAGTCGAACTCGCAGGCCTGGCCAATGACGATGGGGCCCGAACCAATAACGAGGATACGCTTGATGTCAGTACGTTTCGGCATGTTAGTTCTCCTCGGTCTCAGTCGCGGCGGTCTCGGCGAAATTCCAGCCAGCCAGGCGGTCCTTCGCGGTGTCGATGTCCAGGTAGTTCTCCTCGCCGTCCATGAGTCGCGTAAAGGCGGTAAAGAGATAGTGGGCATCGGTGGGGCCAGGCGAGGCCTCGGGGTGGTACTGGACCGAGAAGCACGGGGCGTCGAGCAGCTGGATGCCCTCGGCGGTGCCGTCGTTGAGGTTCACATGTGTTAGGCGAATGCGGCCAAAGCGCTCGTTCATCACGACCGGCGCGATTCCGCGGCGCACCCAGACGCGCAGATCTCCATCGGCCGCATGCTCGGTCTCGCCGCCGGAAAGCTCGGGGACAAGCTTGCCCAAGCTGGGGAACAGCAGGCCAAAGCCATGGTTTTGCGCGGTGATCTCCACGCGACGGCTTACCAGGTTCATGACCGGCTGGTTGCCACCGCGGTGACCGAACTTAAGCTTTTCCATCTTGGCACCGCAGGCCAGGCTGATCATCTGGTGACCAAGACAAATACCAAAGACCGGCACCTTGCCGATCAGCTGCTGCACCTGCTCGTAGGTCTCCACCACGGCGTCGGGGTCGCCGGGGCCGTTGGACAAAAAGACGCCATCGGGATTCATGTCGAGCACCTGCTGGGCAGGCGTATCCCACGGCACGACAGTAAGGTCGCAGCCGGCGCGGACGAGGCCCTCCAGAATGCCGCGCTTGACGCCGCAGTCGTAGGCGACCACTTTGTGACGGGCAGGAGCGGCAACCGCAAGTGCAAAGTCATGCGTGGCAGGCAGGTCGGCGGCCACAAACTCGTGAGGCGCGGGGCAACTTACGGTCTTCACCAGGTTCTCGCCTACCAGCGTGGGCGCTGCGGCCAGACGCTCGGCAAGCTCGTCGACGTCGAAGATCTCGGTCGAGATAATGCCCATCTTGGAACCATTGTCGCGCAGATGGCGCACCAGAGCGCGGGTGTCGACACCCTCGATAGCGACGATGCCGTGGGCGCGCAGGTACTCCGGCACGCTGACGGCCGAGCGCCAGTTAGAAGGCGTGGCGCACATATCGCGAACGATCATGCCGCGCATAGCCGGAGCGCTCGCGGGGCGCACGTCGTCGCCGGGGAAGGCCGACTGGACGTCGGTCTCGTCGATACCGTAGTTGCCGATCTGCGGATAGGTCATGGTTACGATTTGGCCGGCATAACTCGGGTCGGTCATGACCTCAAAGTAGCCCTCGAGCGAGGTGTTGAAGCAGACTTCGCCGGTCGCGGTGCCCTCGGCGCCGCATGCACGTCCATAAAAAATGGTCCCATCCTCAAGATACAGGATGCAGGGACCGCAGGTGCCCTTGCTGGTTTTGGCCAGCATACGCTGGCAAAGCTCGCTGGGCGCGAAGGTGCGGGCGACAGCGCCCGCGGTATGGTTGTTCGCCATAATTCTCCTTCCCGGTCTCACAGGACCGGCTTAAAGGTGTGTAGTTAGGCCTCGCGGTATTGTAACCGCAAG
Protein-coding regions in this window:
- a CDS encoding DMT family transporter; the encoded protein is MSKPSSALDASSCDVYADSARHPLTRAWCVAALALICCALWGSAIPCIKIGYELLGIQNGDVPSEFLFAGVRFMLAGAIALAAAVITRRRLPRVSRTGWPLVIRLSLAQTIVQYAFFYIGVSNASGVRGSIVNAMNTFLCVLMAALVFRQERLTARKVLGCAIGFAGVVIVNLTGGDSGGAVTLTGEGFILIAAVSYAVSSALIHTYSQREDPVALSGYQFISPSHRSKPLRQHTVLPSHRRPGREAVLSLGKLREAQFPRESVRLTPRPTRSHYTVCCGRSCRAMTSMPMSLALP
- the carB gene encoding carbamoyl-phosphate synthase large subunit; this encodes MPKRTDIKRILVIGSGPIVIGQACEFDYSGAQACKVLKEDGFEVILVNSNPATIMTDPGLADRTYVEPITAEFIERVIKKERPDALLPTLGGQTGLNAAVELAKDGTLDKYGVEMIGCDLAAIERGEDRKLFNEAMAEIGLEVARSGYAYSVADAEAIAERVGYPCVLRPSFTLGGAGGGIAHTHEELASIVSQGLELSPAHEVLVEESIEGWKEYEMEVMRDHAGNGIIVCSIENLDPMGVHTGDSITVAPAQTLSDLEYQRMRVASLAILEKIGVETGGSNVQFAVNPNTGRLIVIEMNPRVSRSSALASKATGFPIAKAAARLAVGYTLDEIVNDITKATPACFEPTIDYCVVKVPRFAFEKFKGADPTLTTRMKAVGEIMAIGRTFEEAFGKAMRSLEDGHQGICAGGKEGADKLSDDELAQAVATPTEHRIFFVVEALRRGWDIARIHAICGIDPWYLNRINDMVQVQESIRGLRVEDIDADAMRLLKQYGTSDAEIAALTGSDERFVRAYRKGLGVVPSMKTVDTCAAEFSSATEYHYKTYENIYRTSPDAKKCVAPDETTPASKPKAMILGAGPNRIGQGIEFDYCCVHASYALAARGFETIMVNCNPETVSTDYDTSDRLYFEPLTYEDVMDVIDVERPDGVVVTLGGQTPLKLARMLEESGVNIMGTKPDAIDFAEDRERFAALLDKLGIMYPPAGQATSFEEAEAVAAHIGYPLLVRPSYVLGGRGMMIAYDAEHLRDYMAEAARISPDYPVYLDRFLEGAIESDVDALCDGEEVYIGGILEHIEEAGIHSGDSATCIPPFSFSESLQAKLRETTRRIAMALGVRGLVNVQYAIKGETVYVIEANPRASRTVPFISKATGVPLAKCAARIMAGDSIASLGLPSDERQLDWFCMKEAVMPWGRFPGADVILGPEMKSTGEVMGIAKSYPEAYAKTQLAIDYKLPDPSCGKVFISVCDRDKRHILSVARILRYLGFDICSTEGTARVLRGGNVTCEIVEKISGPHDGERPNIGDLIADGKIAVIINTPYGPGSRGDGYLLRTEAVRRGVTCVTAMSAANTYVSAIEAVREDQQGHGSANDMGMDVIALQDLPQHTV
- the carA gene encoding glutamine-hydrolyzing carbamoyl-phosphate synthase small subunit, whose amino-acid sequence is MANNHTAGAVARTFAPSELCQRMLAKTSKGTCGPCILYLEDGTIFYGRACGAEGTATGEVCFNTSLEGYFEVMTDPSYAGQIVTMTYPQIGNYGIDETDVQSAFPGDDVRPASAPAMRGMIVRDMCATPSNWRSAVSVPEYLRAHGIVAIEGVDTRALVRHLRDNGSKMGIISTEIFDVDELAERLAAAPTLVGENLVKTVSCPAPHEFVAADLPATHDFALAVAAPARHKVVAYDCGVKRGILEGLVRAGCDLTVVPWDTPAQQVLDMNPDGVFLSNGPGDPDAVVETYEQVQQLIGKVPVFGICLGHQMISLACGAKMEKLKFGHRGGNQPVMNLVSRRVEITAQNHGFGLLFPSLGKLVPELSGGETEHAADGDLRVWVRRGIAPVVMNERFGRIRLTHVNLNDGTAEGIQLLDAPCFSVQYHPEASPGPTDAHYLFTAFTRLMDGEENYLDIDTAKDRLAGWNFAETAATETEEN